A region from the Variovorax sp. RKNM96 genome encodes:
- a CDS encoding tripartite tricarboxylate transporter substrate binding protein, whose translation MTSTPFLSRRRLALAAAAALLLCAHAQANTGPSAWPAKPIKVIVNFPPGGAADQIARAISQPLQEALKQPVVIENRAGANGNVGGEAVARAPADGYTLLMSSGGMVSVNPHLYTRMSFDPAKDLVPVAAAARVLVFLVTKPSLPPENVQAFIAYARANPGKLSYGSPGNGSSPHLAGEMFKSQAGLFALHVPYRGAAPALQDLLAGQVDYAFDPGIALQQVRAGKLRLLAVGSPRRSPLFPDVPTLDEAGLRGFDADTVFGFYAPAGTPPEVVAQLNAQINRALALPAVKERIASLGGEAVPGSPADFQQRAAADSQRFGALIRERKIAAD comes from the coding sequence ATGACATCGACGCCATTTCTCTCCAGACGCCGGCTGGCGCTCGCAGCGGCCGCCGCGCTGCTGCTTTGCGCGCACGCACAGGCCAACACGGGCCCCAGCGCCTGGCCCGCCAAACCGATCAAGGTCATCGTCAACTTCCCGCCCGGCGGCGCGGCCGACCAGATCGCGCGCGCCATCTCGCAGCCGCTGCAGGAGGCGCTGAAGCAGCCGGTGGTGATCGAGAACCGCGCGGGTGCCAACGGCAACGTCGGCGGCGAGGCGGTGGCGCGTGCGCCGGCCGATGGCTACACGCTCTTGATGAGTTCGGGCGGCATGGTGTCGGTCAACCCGCACCTCTACACGCGCATGAGCTTCGACCCGGCCAAGGACCTCGTGCCGGTGGCCGCCGCCGCGCGGGTGCTGGTGTTCCTGGTGACCAAGCCTTCGCTGCCGCCTGAGAACGTGCAGGCGTTCATCGCCTACGCCAGGGCCAACCCCGGCAAGCTGTCGTACGGCTCGCCGGGTAACGGCAGCTCGCCGCACCTGGCGGGCGAGATGTTCAAGAGCCAGGCTGGTCTCTTCGCGCTGCACGTGCCGTACCGGGGTGCGGCCCCTGCGCTGCAGGACCTGCTCGCAGGCCAGGTCGACTACGCGTTCGATCCGGGCATCGCGCTGCAGCAGGTGCGCGCGGGGAAGCTGCGGCTGCTCGCGGTCGGCAGCCCGCGGCGCTCGCCGCTTTTCCCGGACGTGCCCACGCTCGACGAGGCGGGCCTGCGCGGCTTCGATGCTGACACGGTGTTCGGCTTCTACGCCCCGGCCGGCACGCCGCCGGAGGTGGTGGCGCAGCTCAACGCGCAGATCAATCGCGCGCTCGCACTGCCGGCGGTGAAGGAGCGCATCGCATCGCTCGGCGGCGAGGC